From Cellulosimicrobium sp. ES-005, one genomic window encodes:
- a CDS encoding Pr6Pr family membrane protein, whose product MHVVVGLFRLFLVVLALVGTRAIWRDGDIEGLVYFTNQTGFLIAVVFTWAGVASLLRRRQPPGWLKGGVTLFAAITGLVANLVLAPEDPEAPAVFLGLTDGQIEHELLPLAVFADFLLLDAHRRLRGLDAARWLLYPLAYFAFTTIRGFVSPGSEYPYGFVDLDALGWTGLLVNVVLYGAGFLVLGLVIVGIDRLLPTGPAIGRYADRSPAPASPETAGAEGSPDDAPASR is encoded by the coding sequence ATGCACGTCGTCGTCGGGCTGTTCCGGCTGTTCCTCGTCGTCCTCGCCCTCGTCGGCACGCGCGCCATCTGGCGCGACGGCGACATCGAGGGCCTCGTCTACTTCACGAACCAGACCGGCTTCCTCATCGCCGTCGTGTTCACGTGGGCGGGCGTCGCGTCGCTCCTGCGCCGCCGGCAGCCGCCGGGGTGGCTCAAGGGGGGCGTGACGCTCTTCGCCGCGATCACCGGGCTGGTCGCGAACCTCGTGCTCGCGCCCGAGGACCCCGAGGCCCCGGCCGTGTTCCTCGGGCTGACCGACGGCCAGATCGAGCACGAGCTCCTGCCGCTCGCCGTGTTCGCCGACTTCCTCCTGCTCGACGCCCACCGGCGCCTGCGCGGCCTCGACGCCGCGCGCTGGCTCCTGTACCCGCTCGCGTACTTCGCGTTCACGACGATCCGCGGGTTCGTCAGCCCCGGCAGCGAGTACCCGTACGGCTTCGTCGACCTCGACGCGCTCGGGTGGACCGGGCTGCTCGTCAACGTCGTGCTCTACGGGGCGGGCTTCCTCGTGCTCGGCCTCGTCATCGTCGGGATCGACCGGCTGCTGCCCACCGGTCCGGCGATCGGCCGGTACGCGGACCGCTCGCCCGCCCCGGCGTCCCCGGAGACGGCGGGGGCCGAGGGCAGCCCGGACGACGCGCCCGCGTCGCGCTAG
- a CDS encoding copper resistance CopC family protein, producing MTLSLRRPVSALLALLAAAALALGLTAGLATLTAAPASAHDRILSSDPADGAQLATPPTAITLTFNTEPLPVEPQVVISDSAGTVVTQGAPTIEGSTATLALDPAVALGGDTYTVAWRVVSSDGHPIEGTFAFAVAAQPEAPVAEEPTADEATPQEPASEGATTDAADETTPEPATTQATDGATDAEDGGSSIVPVLVGLGALVVAAAVVVVIVLRRRGAATGDDAPHDPED from the coding sequence ATGACTCTCTCCCTGCGCCGACCCGTGTCGGCCCTCCTCGCCCTCCTCGCCGCCGCCGCGCTGGCCCTGGGCCTCACCGCCGGGCTCGCGACCCTCACCGCCGCCCCGGCGTCCGCGCACGACCGCATCCTCAGCTCGGACCCGGCCGACGGCGCCCAGCTCGCGACGCCCCCGACCGCGATCACGCTGACCTTCAACACCGAGCCGCTCCCCGTCGAGCCGCAGGTCGTGATCTCGGACTCCGCCGGGACGGTCGTGACGCAGGGCGCGCCGACGATCGAGGGCAGCACCGCCACGCTCGCGCTCGACCCGGCGGTCGCGCTCGGCGGCGACACGTACACCGTCGCGTGGCGCGTCGTCTCGTCCGACGGCCACCCCATCGAGGGAACGTTCGCGTTCGCCGTCGCGGCCCAGCCCGAGGCGCCGGTCGCCGAGGAGCCCACGGCGGACGAGGCCACGCCGCAGGAGCCCGCCTCCGAGGGGGCCACCACGGACGCGGCCGACGAGACGACGCCGGAGCCCGCGACGACCCAGGCGACGGACGGAGCGACGGACGCGGAGGACGGCGGCTCGTCGATCGTCCCCGTGCTCGTGGGGCTCGGCGCGCTCGTGGTCGCCGCCGCGGTCGTCGTCGTGATCGTCCTGCGCCGCCGCGGTGCGGCGACGGGCGACGACGCGCCGCACGACCCCGAGGACTGA